The DNA region ATTGACTGTAGCCACCTGCAGGTATGAACTTAGCAGCTGCCTTTGTTGCTTCATAGTCTTTTGGATCGAATCCCACAATTGCCTCCAGCAAATAAACTGCATCCGTTACCGTCCTGCAGATGGGCCTGTCGTTTCGTCCCAATCAAAATTCATGAGTTAAACATCGGCCCAGATAATTCACTATTAAGAGCATTTTTTATGGATTATAAATatgtaaatgatatttttatatcaaataataatatttttatggattatataataataaaataatataaaaaaatttgacttttgactatttacatcaaatctccacattagattatcaatttatttattatatattaatgactaattaataatttaataaatatttaatttttttattattaatttatttaattttattttttcatattttactattctaactattatatattaattaataatcttattctAATTAAGTtctagattaaaaaattagatttttttcaattgtcattcAATGCTAATAATCACAAATGTctaattaaattcatctaaaattctatatatatatatatatatgtattaattacaagttaaatttttatatttcccTTCCAGccagatttgttttttttccagATTTTATTCTACCCAAAATACTTTGTCAAGAGGCTATTGATCTAGGGCGGTTtggatataaaatataataaaaaatttaattttttaaattttaaaataataataatattttaaaattattttaaaataatattttatttaccttTTAACTCTTTCCTCAGTATCCAAACCAAATAAGTCCTTTCAAAAAATtgattctattttcttttttccttttttttttttgaaagttttattttatgcCAAGTATTCAAACTTATTTTATTGGTAAGTTATCGTCCAGAtctttataatttatacataattaCGAACTTATGTTAAGTATTGACGAGATTTGCAaagtcaaaatttaaaataaatgaaaatattaaaattaatattataatacgATAAGGATAGATTTGTTGAATTTCTTTGTTGAAAAGTAAcaaattaaatttgtaaaaatgaatttattaatcaaattttagCCAATATCTGCCGGTCGTCGGAAAGCAACAGTTACCCGATTGAGTCCTGACGAGGCGAGATTGGGATGACGCCGGCCCGGCTTGTAAGACCAACGGTGGGTTTGATCCCTACAGCCGAATTGTGATCCGCCGGGCAGATGATGGAGCCGTCTGTTTCAGTCCCCACTGATATTGATACCATGTTTGCTGCCACCGAAATTGCGGATCCAGTGCTTGACCCGCATGGGTCTCCCCATTCCACGTATGGATTCTGCATTTATTTTTCCATAACTATTATTAAGCACTGTTAGTTTTgacggaaaaagaaaagaaaaatgaacgaGAAAGAAAAAACGTAATATACTGACCACGCCTCGTCCCCCTCTAGCACACCAGCCACTGGGGATCTTCGAAGACCGAACACCATACCACTCCGCAAGACTAGCTTTCCCTAAAATCAAGGCCCCGGCCCTTCTCAGGCGGTCGACCACGCCGGCGTCCCCAGGTACCTTGGATCCCAGCAGCGCGTACGAGCCAGCCGTGTTGTTGAGCTTGTCCTTGGTGGCTATGCTGTCCTTGAGCAGCACGGGAATGCCGTGCAGCTCTCCCAAGGATCCGGCGACTGCCTCCTCCCTCTGGCGATCGGCCTCGTCAGCTAGATCCCGCACGTCTGGATTAACTTCGAGCACGCTGCGAAGCAAGGGATTCAGTCTCGCGATCTGGTCGAGGTAAAGGTCAACCAGTCGTCTGGACGTGAGTTCTTTCCGGGAGAAGGCGCGCTGGATGTCATCGATGGTGGCTTCGATGATGGTAAATTGCGAGCCGTGGATTGCGTTGACGAGGCCGGAGAAAACGAACAGAAGGATCAAGGGtgaggagaggagagaaagtAGTGGACGACGGCGGGCATGCATTTCTTCTAAGTAGCTATTTTTCTCCCAATGCTCTAGACAATATTTATCTTAATAAATTAggaaatataatatattctgaGCTTCAGTTTCCTTATCCTCCAGCTTGGATATGGAAAGGATCAGATGAGAAACGTACGTATCTGATTTCTGAAGAAGACGGAATGTAGGGCCGCAGGCAGCATGCGAGGGGCTCAAGCTCGTGCTAAGACCAGGCTCTGAGTTTTTGACTGTGGATCACTGCTTTAGGGCAGGTTTGGAAAGAATATTGGGAGTAGTGGAGTATACCACACGGCAAAGTCAAGCAAGTAAAGTACTGATCATAGCTGTCTACATCTGACATCAGTATTTTTTCGGGAAATGCTTGGGCGCCGCCGCTAccgctggtttttttttttcttttataatttaatgattaagtaaatatttttttaataatattataaattttaaaaaatatatatatatttaaaaaaaagaaagactaGCGATGATAATGGTAGCTACAAGCGGCAGCTGTAGCGCTACCCTTCTGGTCCCTTCCCTTCATTTTTAATGTCATCGGAATATAATTACAACATTGAAacgttaaaaataaaagaatttgaatGTTTATGTTGTTGCTTTATTTACAAGATTGAATGTTTTGACGAAGTTatccaaatttatttatttctacgTCTAAGTAAATGATAATGAGAAagtaaggaaattttttttaataaaacttaaaataggaagttaaaataaatccaataaaAAGGTAACAAAAGTAATAGAtttatacttaattattaagtcaaacataaaaataaaatatcaatttcatgcaaaataaattaatagtaaGAGAAGTATATAGTTGAAAGTGTCTTGGTTAAATATACCTAGATTTCTATGTATGTGAAAgtcaatgaatttttatttatttattttaactttaaacaATTATTTCTCCTTTTTAACAATAATAGATAACCAAACAGTTTTATGAATggtttgttaaaaaatatttataaataaatatgtgagACATATATTCTAACGATTTATTATTAGTTGAATcattgataatttatttaaataaaacgatacaatttatataaaattatattaattttattgttttttcattCGGTCCAAACGCAACTAAACGTTCATTCACTGCACGTAACTCTTTCTTCTGATTTCcctccttttattatttttatttttctcttctcacTCTTGAAAATGAGTTTCATAGAAAAGAAAGCAGAGGTCGCAGACGTGGCTGACAACATTCTAAGCTACCTTGTTAGGCTGGCTACgactttaaaaattaaaacccttTAATTTTTGtacaaaacaattaaataaaaccaTTGAAAATAAAGAGTCATAcgtcaattaatattaaatgataATAATTAAAGCCAAGGTCATGTTAGGTCAAACTGATGTACGTACGGTCATAACCCTTGGCTGCATTTTGCTGTTTTGCatgatattaaattaaattaaattaaacattacttttgaattgagaaacatttttaatttattttatgttattattataaattttttaaatttatacatatttattaaaaatattaaattttaaaataataataataatattttatttaatttttatctaaaattatcttatttcatctaattGTTTAAACATCCTTTTAATCGTCACGTTTTTCCCTTGCAAGTTAATTTTTATGCTAAATTAATCATAATTATTGATGAAGAAGATAATATTTTGATGGAAAACGATAACTTGGATTCTCGGGCAGCTCTACAGCTACTGTGGATGTAGAACGAGCTCGATCcgagaaggtttttttttttttttttcttatttatttttttatattcttaaatatctttttttaaaaaagaaaattacaacatcactaaaaaaatactttcttaattattaagtaaaaaaaaattaaattttaaaataataataacaatattttatttaactcatctaaaactatctcatctcatctctaaattcAAACCACACCGCCACTAAGTTAGAATTTGCCTGTATAAACATgcatgtgttttaaattgacTTGCACTTGGACTATCTATCTATTACTAATTTAACATACAAAAATTTCATATGCAATTACTTTTACATagctttttatgtattttattaatatgattaactgcatcacttttttaatataaaattattgattcgGTCAATCACACAGGTGAAGTGCgtaataaatattcaaaaatgactgtatataatatatttcaaaatcAGATTATCTTAGTTTACTTcagaaatttttataaactttttctttactgtgattaagacacaaaaatgaaatgttaaaaaattattaatcatTTGAATTTTCCAATGACAttataagaaatattaaaaatgagaaaCATTAACATTCTGACACTTGTctgagtaaaataaaaataacgaaatattatattttgaacATATTAAGaagttataatttatttttttttaagaaaatttgtaaatataccGTCCCTTATTATTAATATTCGTACACTTAAAATCGAATGCATATGTTGTATGTTTGTTatttccataataataatacaaaaaatctCATCCTTTGCCCTAAAAATAACTACAGCATGTTTGAAATTGTAAATACACTTCAAAAAGCGTTATAAACTTGATAGTACAAAATAACAAATGAATAAGtagaaattaaactaaaatatctcatcttatataatcattataattttttcaaatttttacaaaatataataaataattcaactttttcaaatctcaaaacaaaactaattttaaaaaaattatattataacaatattttatttaaatttcaataaaacatctcatctaaattatataattaaacgaggtgcaatgctacatacagtcctCAAATAGAGACTGCAATGCAGATCtaggtaattttatctttaaatttttttaaaattataaaaatatctctcgtaaaataatatttgttcttatttaataaaagaccTATACATGCAGTCCTTAAGTAGGGactacaaatagaatttcttttAAATCAACAAGactcaaaccaaacaacaacaGCAACAGATCTTCCCAAATGTGAggtttttttcaactttttctatatattttgaagttttatAGAATGTTTGCATCTATTAATGTAAATCTAACTCCAAGTTCtaatcttttctctcttctgtGTCTATTGAGGCACTTGCTCTGGAGTTTTTTCAGACACCGTACTGAAAGCAAAGCCATAGTGATCCTCCAGAAATATTAACATAAAtcatatgagataaattttcttTACAGATCTACACATGTATTAAATATTGTGTTTGaattttgtttggttttatGTATAAGAGCATGTTTTCCTTACTGAAGTTATTAAAATTGGAAGATTTTATTCACTATGTTtggggtcttttttttttttttttttttttggtgtttttggcGTCACGTATATACGTATGGTTTTGTTTGATTCTGTTGGGgttattttttgtcaaaaaatgatctATTTAATCAAATGCGTATATGGTTTTTAttctatttgtatttttttttccctatcatGTATATGCGTATGATCTATGTGATCATAGTGTAAGAATTCATTTTGTTTACtgtgtttggttttttttttttttggatgtcaTGTACATCCATATGGTTTGGTAATTTGATTCTATTGGAGTTGTTTTGTGTGAAGAAGTAATCTATCTGATCAATATGCATATGATTTTTGTGATCGTAGTGTAAAAATTCACACATGTTAGACtgagagaagaaagaataagAAGCATACTTAGGGAATGTGGAAATTCAGTGAGAGCAAAAGATATTAAGATCTCTAGAGGAGTAGAAgtggaagaaaaatattaagatCTCTAATTTCAATCAGTGAGAGCAAAAGATaagtttataaaagtaaaaagacAATAATAGCTTGACGGCAAAGGAGAAGGAGAAACAAATGTAAttgaatttgcttataataaaaTTAGGGACAAAATTCGAATGAAATGAGTAGAAATGACATATACGATTAGAAATGTGA from Carya illinoinensis cultivar Pawnee chromosome 6, C.illinoinensisPawnee_v1, whole genome shotgun sequence includes:
- the LOC122314086 gene encoding probable amidase At4g34880 translates to MHARRRPLLSLLSSPLILLFVFSGLVNAIHGSQFTIIEATIDDIQRAFSRKELTSRRLVDLYLDQIARLNPLLRSVLEVNPDVRDLADEADRQREEAVAGSLGELHGIPVLLKDSIATKDKLNNTAGSYALLGSKVPGDAGVVDRLRRAGALILGKASLAEWYGVRSSKIPSGWCARGGRGVNPYVEWGDPCGSSTGSAISVAANMVSISVGTETDGSIICPADHNSAVGIKPTVGLTSRAGVIPISPRQDSIGPICRTVTDAVYLLEAIVGFDPKDYEATKAAAKFIPAGGYSQFLKKDGLQGKRLGVVRYPFLDSYNGSTAITAFEHHLNVLRQGGATIVNNLEIANIDIILNSSISGELALLLAEFKVSINSYLEELLNSTVRSLSDIIAFNSNHPILERMKEFGQDFFIISEMTNGIGEEEIKASETLEKLSKYGFEKMMKKNDLDAIVTLGSKAATVLAIGGYPGITVPGGYESDGMPFGICFGGLKGTEPKLIEIAYGFEQATRVRRPPDLSR